The proteins below are encoded in one region of Rhinolophus sinicus isolate RSC01 linkage group LG07, ASM3656204v1, whole genome shotgun sequence:
- the GZMM gene encoding granzyme M isoform X1 — MEAPLCLLLPLVLVASGTLCAGDDTSETLIIGGKEAVPHSRPYMVSLQKAGAHLCGGVLVHPQWVLTAAHCVTPPTQLLRLVLGLHVLREPGLALQLNAAVLHPKYKPPPYLEHDLALLKLDRKVRHSRTIRPLALPPGRQKVAVGMQCSVAGWGLTQQDGQLARVLQELDVQVLDARMCNNSRFWHGGITPDMLCLEAMSRNWAPCKGDSGGPLVCSKGKVAGILSFASQDCTDIFKPPVATSVAPYVSWIKKTISRWPVPSQA, encoded by the exons gAGACGACACATCTGAAACCCTCATCATTGGGGGTAAGGAGGCTGTCCCCCACTCCCGTCCATATATGGTCTCGCTGCAGAAAGCTGGTGCCCACCTGTGTGGGGGAGTCCTTGTGCACCCACAGTGGGTGTTGACAGCTGCCCACTGCGTGACCCCGCC GACCCAGCTGCTGAGGCTGGTACTGGGGCTGCACGTGCTCAGAGAACCTGGCCTGGCCTTGCAATTGAATGCGGCAGTCCTGCATCCCAAGTACAAGCCGCCGCCCTATCTGGAGCATGACCTCGCGTTGCTTAAG CTGGACAGGAAAGTGAGACACAGCAGGACCATCaggcccctggccctgccccccgGGCGCCAGAAAGTGGCGGTGGGCATGCAGTGCAGTGTGGCTGGCTGGGGGCTGACCCAGCAGGATGGGCAGCTGGCCAGAGTGCTGCAGGAGCTGGATGTACAGGTGCTAGATGCCCGGATGTGCAACAATAGTCGCTTCTGGCACGGTGGCATCACCCCCGACATGCTCTGCCTGGAGGCCATGTCAAGGAACTGGGCCCCCTGCAAG GGGGACTCAGGCGGGCCCCTGGTGTGCAGCAAAGGCAAGGTAGCTGGAATCCTGTCCTTCGCCTCCCAGGACTGCACTGACATCTTCAAGCCTCCTGTGGCCACCTCTGTGGCCCCCTACGTGTCCTGGATCAAGAAGACCATCAGCCGCTGGCCGGTCCCGTCTCAGGCCTGA
- the GZMM gene encoding granzyme M isoform X2: MEAPLCLLLPLVLVASGTLCAGDDTSETLIIGGKEAVPHSRPYMVSLQKAGAHLCGGVLVHPQWVLTAAHCVTPPTQLLRLVLGLHVLREPGLALQLNAAVLHPKYKPPPYLEHDLALLKLDRKVRHSRTIRPLALPPGRQKVAVGMQCSVAGWGLTQQDGQLARVLQELDVQVLDARMCNNSRFWHGGITPDMLCLEAMSRNWAPCKDCTDIFKPPVATSVAPYVSWIKKTISRWPVPSQA, encoded by the exons gAGACGACACATCTGAAACCCTCATCATTGGGGGTAAGGAGGCTGTCCCCCACTCCCGTCCATATATGGTCTCGCTGCAGAAAGCTGGTGCCCACCTGTGTGGGGGAGTCCTTGTGCACCCACAGTGGGTGTTGACAGCTGCCCACTGCGTGACCCCGCC GACCCAGCTGCTGAGGCTGGTACTGGGGCTGCACGTGCTCAGAGAACCTGGCCTGGCCTTGCAATTGAATGCGGCAGTCCTGCATCCCAAGTACAAGCCGCCGCCCTATCTGGAGCATGACCTCGCGTTGCTTAAG CTGGACAGGAAAGTGAGACACAGCAGGACCATCaggcccctggccctgccccccgGGCGCCAGAAAGTGGCGGTGGGCATGCAGTGCAGTGTGGCTGGCTGGGGGCTGACCCAGCAGGATGGGCAGCTGGCCAGAGTGCTGCAGGAGCTGGATGTACAGGTGCTAGATGCCCGGATGTGCAACAATAGTCGCTTCTGGCACGGTGGCATCACCCCCGACATGCTCTGCCTGGAGGCCATGTCAAGGAACTGGGCCCCCTGCAAG GACTGCACTGACATCTTCAAGCCTCCTGTGGCCACCTCTGTGGCCCCCTACGTGTCCTGGATCAAGAAGACCATCAGCCGCTGGCCGGTCCCGTCTCAGGCCTGA
- the BSG gene encoding basigin isoform X1: protein MATTLLVVLGLALLSADRGTEADSRISTSIVDENSTTRLTCTLNDSNVPILGHRWMKGDKVLQEDTEPGLTTQYEVDIDKRAGQYFCVFLPETVGRASVNVEGPPKVTAVKKSEQATEGEEVVLVCKSESFPPVSNWEWYKISDAGDQVLTNNSQDRIFVVSTETKTELHIRDLDLKVDSGQYICNGTSAEGSEQAVITLRVRSHLAALWPFLGIVAEVLVLVTIIFIYEKRRKPDEVLDDEDTGSAPLKSSGHHVNDKGKNVRQRNAS from the exons ATGGCGACAACGCTGCTTGTAGTATTGGGGCTCGCGCTGCTGAGCGCTGACAGAGGCACCGAGGCGG ATAGCAGGATCTCTACTTCCATAGTTGATGAGAACTCTACAACACGCCTCACCTGCACCTTGAATGACAGCAACGTCCCGATCCTTGGCCATCGATGGATGAAGGGGGACAAGGTGCTGCAAGAGGACACGGAGCCAGGCCTGACAACGCAGTATGA GGTGGACATAGACAAGCGTGCAGGACAGTACTTCTGCGTGTTCCTCCCGGAGACTGTGGGCAGGGCCAGCGTGAACGTGGAGG GGCCCCCCAAGGTGACTGCTGTGAAGAAGTCGGAGCAAGCCACTGAGGGGGAGGAGGTCGTGCTGGTCTGCAAGTCGGAATCCTTCCCCCCGGTCAGCAACTGGGAGTGGTACAAAATTAGTGATGCCGGAGACCAG GTTCTCACCAACAACTCCCAGGATAGGATATTCGTGGTGTCCACGGAGACGAAGACAGAGCTGCACATCCGGGACCTGGACCTGAAGGTGGACTCCGGCCAGTACATCTGCAATGGCACCAGTGCAGAGGGCAGTGAGCAGGCTGTCATCACACTGCGCGTGCGCAGCCACCTCGCCGCCCTCTGGCCCTTCCTGGGCATCGTGGCAGAGGTGCTCGTGCTGGTCACCATCATCTTCATCTATGAGAAGCGGCGGAAGCCGGATGAGGTCCTGGATG ATGAGGACACCGGCTCCGCTCCCCT GAAGAGTAGTGGGCACCACGTGAACGACAAAGGCAAGAATGTCCGCCAGAGGAATGCCAGCTGA
- the BSG gene encoding basigin isoform X2, with protein sequence MATTLLVVLGLALLSADRGTEAVDENSTTRLTCTLNDSNVPILGHRWMKGDKVLQEDTEPGLTTQYEVDIDKRAGQYFCVFLPETVGRASVNVEGPPKVTAVKKSEQATEGEEVVLVCKSESFPPVSNWEWYKISDAGDQVLTNNSQDRIFVVSTETKTELHIRDLDLKVDSGQYICNGTSAEGSEQAVITLRVRSHLAALWPFLGIVAEVLVLVTIIFIYEKRRKPDEVLDDEDTGSAPLKSSGHHVNDKGKNVRQRNAS encoded by the exons ATGGCGACAACGCTGCTTGTAGTATTGGGGCTCGCGCTGCTGAGCGCTGACAGAGGCACCGAGGCGG TTGATGAGAACTCTACAACACGCCTCACCTGCACCTTGAATGACAGCAACGTCCCGATCCTTGGCCATCGATGGATGAAGGGGGACAAGGTGCTGCAAGAGGACACGGAGCCAGGCCTGACAACGCAGTATGA GGTGGACATAGACAAGCGTGCAGGACAGTACTTCTGCGTGTTCCTCCCGGAGACTGTGGGCAGGGCCAGCGTGAACGTGGAGG GGCCCCCCAAGGTGACTGCTGTGAAGAAGTCGGAGCAAGCCACTGAGGGGGAGGAGGTCGTGCTGGTCTGCAAGTCGGAATCCTTCCCCCCGGTCAGCAACTGGGAGTGGTACAAAATTAGTGATGCCGGAGACCAG GTTCTCACCAACAACTCCCAGGATAGGATATTCGTGGTGTCCACGGAGACGAAGACAGAGCTGCACATCCGGGACCTGGACCTGAAGGTGGACTCCGGCCAGTACATCTGCAATGGCACCAGTGCAGAGGGCAGTGAGCAGGCTGTCATCACACTGCGCGTGCGCAGCCACCTCGCCGCCCTCTGGCCCTTCCTGGGCATCGTGGCAGAGGTGCTCGTGCTGGTCACCATCATCTTCATCTATGAGAAGCGGCGGAAGCCGGATGAGGTCCTGGATG ATGAGGACACCGGCTCCGCTCCCCT GAAGAGTAGTGGGCACCACGTGAACGACAAAGGCAAGAATGTCCGCCAGAGGAATGCCAGCTGA
- the BSG gene encoding basigin isoform X3, with translation MKGDKVLQEDTEPGLTTQYEVDIDKRAGQYFCVFLPETVGRASVNVEGPPKVTAVKKSEQATEGEEVVLVCKSESFPPVSNWEWYKISDAGDQVLTNNSQDRIFVVSTETKTELHIRDLDLKVDSGQYICNGTSAEGSEQAVITLRVRSHLAALWPFLGIVAEVLVLVTIIFIYEKRRKPDEVLDDEDTGSAPLKSSGHHVNDKGKNVRQRNAS, from the exons ATGAAGGGGGACAAGGTGCTGCAAGAGGACACGGAGCCAGGCCTGACAACGCAGTATGA GGTGGACATAGACAAGCGTGCAGGACAGTACTTCTGCGTGTTCCTCCCGGAGACTGTGGGCAGGGCCAGCGTGAACGTGGAGG GGCCCCCCAAGGTGACTGCTGTGAAGAAGTCGGAGCAAGCCACTGAGGGGGAGGAGGTCGTGCTGGTCTGCAAGTCGGAATCCTTCCCCCCGGTCAGCAACTGGGAGTGGTACAAAATTAGTGATGCCGGAGACCAG GTTCTCACCAACAACTCCCAGGATAGGATATTCGTGGTGTCCACGGAGACGAAGACAGAGCTGCACATCCGGGACCTGGACCTGAAGGTGGACTCCGGCCAGTACATCTGCAATGGCACCAGTGCAGAGGGCAGTGAGCAGGCTGTCATCACACTGCGCGTGCGCAGCCACCTCGCCGCCCTCTGGCCCTTCCTGGGCATCGTGGCAGAGGTGCTCGTGCTGGTCACCATCATCTTCATCTATGAGAAGCGGCGGAAGCCGGATGAGGTCCTGGATG ATGAGGACACCGGCTCCGCTCCCCT GAAGAGTAGTGGGCACCACGTGAACGACAAAGGCAAGAATGTCCGCCAGAGGAATGCCAGCTGA